A genomic stretch from Argiope bruennichi chromosome 2, qqArgBrue1.1, whole genome shotgun sequence includes:
- the LOC129962289 gene encoding uncharacterized protein LOC129962289, whose protein sequence is MGSYKSWVAWATVSCLVLSVSSLNGGGYGGGGGGYGGGGHGGGGGGYGGGGGGGYGGGGGKGGGGGDTVFVAVPIQSISGGHGGGAGGFGGSGGYGSGGYGGGGKGGFGGGGGGGGGKGGFGGGGGGYGGGGYGGGGGGYGGGGHGGGGGGYGGGGHGGGFGGGYGGGSGGGKGGSGGVAIVGISLSQLGGGGGGGHGGGGGGYGGGGFGAGSGGGYGGGKGSGSGYGGGSGGGYGGGSGSGYGGGSGFGKGSGSGFGGGSGFGKGGGGGYGGGAGGYGGGAGGYGGGAGGYGGGGKGSGGYY, encoded by the exons ATGGGAAGTTACAAG AGTTGGGTTGCTTGGGCAACTGTGAGTTGCCTCGTTCTTTCTGTATCTAGCCTCAATGGAGGTGGATACGGTGGCGGCGGAGGAGGATATGGTGGTGGAGGCCACGGTGGCGGTGGAGGAGGATATGGCGGTGGAGGTGGTGGCGGCTATGGTGGAGGAGGTGGAAAAGGAGGCGGAGGAGGTGACACTGTTTTTGTTGCCGTACCTATTCAATCTATAAGTGGCGGACATGGAGGAGGTGCCGGAGGCTTTGGTGGCAGTGGAGGATACGGCAGTGGAGGATACGGTGGTGGTGGAAAGGGAGGATTCGGAGGAGGTGGAGGAGGTGGTGGAGGAAAAGGAGGATTCGGAGGAGGTGGAGGAGGATACGGTGGCGGAGGATACGGAGGAGGTGGAGGAGGATACGGTGGCGGAGGACACGGAGGAGGTGGAGGAGGATACGGTGGAGGAGGACACGGAGGAGGATTTGGTGGAGGCTATG GAGGTGGCAGCGGTGGTGGAAAAGGAGGTAGCGGAGGAGTAGCTATCGTCGGCATCAGTTTGTCTCAACttggaggaggaggaggaggcgGCCACGGAGGTGGTGGTGGAGGATATGGAGGAGGAGGATTTGGAGCTGGTAGTGGAGGAGGATACGGAGGTGGTAAAGGATCCGGTAGTGGTTATGGAGGAGGATCTGGAGGTGGTTATGGCGGAGGATCAGGAAGTGGTTATGGAGGAGGGTCTGGATTTGGAAAAGGAAGTGGCAGTGGATTTGGAGGAGGTTCTGGATTTGGTAAAGGAGGGGGTGGAGGATATGGAGGAGGTGCCGGAGGATATGGAGGCGGTGCCGGAGGATATGGAGGCGGTGCTGGAGGATACGGTGGTGGTGGAAAAGGAAGTGGAGGATACTATTGA
- the LOC129962290 gene encoding acanthoscurrin-2-like produces MAVEVVAAMVEEVEKEAEEEVTLGGHGGGAGGYGGFEGGSGGYGGGGKGGFGGGGGGYGGGGYGGGGKGGFGGGGGGYGGGGYGGGGGGYGGGGHGGGGGGGYGGGSGGGKGGSGGVAIVGISLSQLGGGGGGGHGGGGGGYGGGGFGAGSGGGYGGGKGSGSGYGGGSGGGYGGGSGFGKGSGSGFGGGSGFGKGGGGGYGGGAGGYGGGAGGYGGGGKGSGGYY; encoded by the exons ATGGCGGTGGAGGTGGTGGCGGCTATGGTGGAGGAGGTGGAAAAGGAGGCGGAGGAGGAGGTGACACT TGGCGGACATGGAGGAGGTGCCGGAGGCTATGGTGGCTTCGAAGGCGGCAGTGGAGGATACGGTGGTGGTGGAAAGGGAGGATTCGGAGGAGGTGGAGGAGGATATGGCGGTGGAGGATACGGTGGTGGAGGAAAAGGAGGATTCGGAGGAGGTGGAGGAGGATACGGTGGTGGAGGATACGGAGGAGGTGGAGGAGGATACGGTGGCGGAGGACACGGAGGAGGAGGAGGTGGAGGCTATG GAGGTGGCAGCGGTGGTGGAAAAGGAGGTAGCGGAGGAGTAGCTATCGTCGGCATCAGTTTGTCTCAACttggaggaggaggaggaggcgGCCACGGAGGTGGTGGTGGAGGATATGGAGGAGGAGGATTTGGAGCTGGTAGTGGAGGAGGATACGGAGGTGGTAAAGGATCCGGTAGTGGTTATGGAGGAGGATCTGGAGGTGGTTATGGAGGAGGGTCTGGATTTGGAAAAGGAAGTGGCAGTGGATTTGGAGGAGGTTCTGGATTTGGTAAAGGAGGGGGTGGAGGATATGGAGGAGGTGCCGGAGGATATGGAGGCGGTGCTGGAGGATACGGTGGTGGTGGAAAAGGAAGTGGAGGATACTATTGA